One segment of Mycolicibacterium neworleansense DNA contains the following:
- a CDS encoding enoyl-CoA hydratase → MYIDYDVADSVATITLNRPEAANAQNPELLDELDAAWTRAAEDREVKVIVLRANGKHFSAGHDLRGGGPVPDKITLEFLIEHESRRYLEYTLRWRNVPKPSIAAVQGRCISGGLLLCWPCDLILAADDALFSDPVALMGIGGVEYHGHTWELGARKAKEILFTGRALTAEEAERTGMVNRVVPRAELDTQTAELAAQIAQMPAFALRQAKRAVNQTLDVQGFYAAIQSVFDIHQTGHGNALSVSGWPVLMDIDGMKQNIK, encoded by the coding sequence GTGTACATCGACTACGACGTCGCCGATTCGGTCGCCACGATCACGCTGAACCGGCCGGAAGCGGCCAACGCGCAGAACCCTGAGCTGCTCGATGAGCTCGATGCGGCCTGGACGAGGGCTGCCGAGGACCGCGAGGTGAAGGTGATCGTGCTGCGGGCCAACGGCAAGCATTTCTCCGCGGGGCATGACCTGCGCGGCGGGGGCCCGGTGCCCGACAAGATCACACTGGAATTCCTCATCGAGCACGAGTCGCGGCGCTACCTGGAGTACACGCTGCGGTGGCGCAACGTGCCCAAGCCGTCGATCGCGGCGGTGCAGGGGCGCTGCATCTCCGGTGGTCTGCTGCTCTGCTGGCCGTGCGACCTGATCCTGGCCGCCGACGATGCGTTGTTCTCCGATCCGGTGGCGCTGATGGGGATCGGTGGCGTCGAGTACCACGGCCACACCTGGGAACTCGGGGCCCGCAAGGCCAAGGAGATCCTGTTCACCGGGCGGGCCTTGACCGCGGAGGAGGCCGAGCGCACCGGCATGGTCAATCGGGTGGTGCCGCGTGCCGAACTCGATACCCAGACCGCCGAGCTGGCCGCGCAGATCGCCCAGATGCCGGCGTTCGCGCTCCGTCAGGCCAAGCGAGCCGTCAATCAGACCCTCGACGTACAGGGTTTCTATGCCGCGATCCAATCCGTGTTCGACATTCACCAGACCGGGCACGGCAATGCGCTTAGCGTCAGCGGATGGCCGGTGCTGATGGATATCGACGGAATGAAGCAGAACATCAAGTAG
- a CDS encoding SDR family NAD(P)-dependent oxidoreductase: MAINPSDILLTGQVAVVTGGGTGIGRGIAAGLAAFGASVAIWERNEQSCAESAESIGALGIVTDVRDSEQVDAALAQTAAELGPVRVLVNNAGGVFSSPLLETSENGWDALYKSNLRHVLLCTQRVARRLVADELPGSIINLTSIEGVRAAPGYAAYAAAKAGVINYTQTASFELAPHNIRVNAIAPDLTITEGLLALSPDGPPSGIADGIPMGRAGHVDEIAGAAVFLASGMSGYITGQTFHIDGGTRAAGGWYRHPQTGAATLGPG; the protein is encoded by the coding sequence ATGGCTATCAATCCTTCTGACATTCTGCTCACCGGACAGGTGGCGGTTGTCACCGGCGGCGGCACCGGTATCGGCCGGGGCATCGCTGCCGGTCTGGCGGCATTCGGCGCCTCGGTGGCGATCTGGGAGCGCAACGAGCAGAGCTGTGCAGAATCCGCCGAGTCGATCGGTGCATTGGGCATCGTCACCGATGTGCGCGACTCCGAACAGGTGGATGCAGCGTTGGCGCAGACGGCCGCAGAGCTGGGCCCAGTGCGCGTCCTGGTCAACAACGCCGGGGGTGTGTTCTCGTCACCGCTGCTGGAAACGAGCGAGAACGGTTGGGACGCACTGTACAAGAGCAATCTGCGCCACGTGTTGCTGTGCACCCAGCGGGTGGCGCGCCGGCTGGTCGCCGACGAATTGCCGGGCAGCATCATCAATCTCACCTCGATCGAGGGCGTGCGCGCCGCACCCGGCTACGCCGCGTATGCCGCGGCCAAGGCCGGCGTCATCAACTACACCCAGACCGCGTCGTTCGAACTTGCGCCGCACAACATCAGGGTCAATGCGATCGCGCCCGATCTCACCATCACCGAGGGCCTTCTGGCCCTGTCGCCGGACGGCCCGCCCTCGGGCATCGCCGACGGCATCCCGATGGGGCGGGCCGGTCACGTCGACGAAATCGCCGGGGCAGCAGTATTTCTGGCTTCGGGGATGTCGGGCTACATCACCGGGCAGACGTTCCACATCGACGGTGGCACGCGGGCTGCGGGCGGCTGGTACCGCCACCCGCAGACCGGTGCCGCAACCCTCGGTCCGGGCTAG
- a CDS encoding M24 family metallopeptidase has protein sequence MGTEIEADGLALRASRRERAIAQMEAHDLDALVLGRQANVRYISGAPQLWVVGTRPFGPICTFVRATGEIHLNSTWDEGIPEEIPHENLYGFAWNPMTLVGVLQSIKGADSAWRIGTDALTPTFAKLLPMAFPNAELVDGEQAMRAARRVKTPEEIVALRRALAVAEEGLAKGIAELVQGTTEKRLAGAILEAEAAGGVSTPATQDAAWVTSKDHPWRRAEVDGRVSEGDLVALSAGVLADGYVAEVARTVYVGEPTDAVRSLYRRRDDLWDRLVDACRAGEPTSALLDAYEQAGEPLPAMPVAHGLGLGFDPPVVSPNLRATAEADILEEGMVLAVTAYVWEQGVGAVFTRDAVVVGADGPEVLTQAPTDSEVAHV, from the coding sequence GTGGGAACTGAAATCGAGGCCGACGGCCTGGCACTGCGCGCCAGCCGGCGGGAGCGCGCCATTGCACAGATGGAAGCCCATGACCTCGACGCGCTGGTGCTCGGCAGGCAGGCCAATGTTCGGTACATCTCCGGCGCACCGCAGTTGTGGGTGGTGGGCACCCGGCCCTTCGGACCGATCTGTACGTTCGTGCGCGCCACGGGTGAGATCCACCTGAACAGCACCTGGGATGAGGGCATCCCAGAGGAGATCCCGCACGAAAATCTGTACGGCTTCGCCTGGAACCCGATGACTCTGGTTGGTGTGTTGCAGAGCATCAAGGGTGCCGACTCGGCGTGGCGCATCGGAACGGATGCTCTGACGCCCACCTTCGCAAAGCTGCTGCCGATGGCCTTCCCGAACGCGGAGTTGGTGGACGGTGAGCAGGCCATGCGCGCCGCACGCCGGGTGAAGACCCCCGAGGAGATCGTGGCACTGCGCCGCGCGCTGGCCGTCGCCGAGGAGGGACTGGCGAAAGGCATTGCCGAGCTGGTTCAGGGAACCACCGAGAAGCGCCTCGCCGGTGCGATATTGGAGGCCGAGGCGGCCGGCGGGGTGAGCACCCCCGCCACCCAGGACGCTGCGTGGGTCACCTCGAAAGACCATCCGTGGCGCCGCGCCGAAGTCGACGGGCGCGTGAGCGAGGGTGACCTGGTGGCTCTGTCGGCGGGCGTGCTCGCGGACGGTTATGTCGCAGAGGTCGCGCGGACGGTTTACGTGGGCGAACCGACAGATGCGGTTCGATCGCTGTACCGACGCCGGGATGACCTGTGGGACAGGCTGGTTGATGCTTGCCGCGCCGGAGAACCGACGAGCGCGTTACTCGATGCGTACGAACAGGCCGGCGAACCGCTGCCGGCGATGCCGGTGGCGCACGGGCTCGGGCTGGGATTCGACCCGCCGGTGGTGTCGCCGAACCTGCGGGCGACCGCCGAGGCCGACATTCTCGAGGAGGGCATGGTCCTGGCCGTCACGGCCTACGTCTGGGAGCAGGGCGTCGGTGCGGTGTTCACCCGCGATGCCGTTGTCGTGGGGGCCGACGGTCCTGAGGTGCTGACCCAGGCCCCGACCGACAGCGAGGTGGCACATGTCTGA
- a CDS encoding TetR/AcrR family transcriptional regulator — protein sequence MARRSPVQSVHVLPTRQASEQPVTTAGEEPAWKQRAVERSIKTAKLRAAQRVQRFLDAAQAIIIEKGSTDFTVQEVVDRSRQSLRSFYLQFDGKHELLLALFEDALSRSADQIRAATSTKGEPIERLKIAIQLLFESSRPDPAAKRPLFTDFAPRLLVSHPSEVKVAHAPLLALLTELMEEASEAGQLRPGINPRRMAAMTMQTVMFVAQSSGGADEASVHPITADEVWDFVANGFAAS from the coding sequence ATGGCAAGGCGTTCTCCGGTACAGTCAGTTCATGTTCTCCCCACTCGACAAGCGTCGGAGCAGCCAGTGACTACTGCTGGCGAAGAACCCGCGTGGAAGCAACGAGCTGTCGAGCGGTCGATCAAAACCGCAAAGTTGCGCGCCGCCCAGCGCGTGCAACGGTTCCTGGACGCGGCCCAGGCGATCATCATCGAAAAGGGCAGCACCGACTTCACCGTGCAAGAGGTCGTGGACCGCTCGCGCCAGTCGCTGCGAAGCTTCTACCTGCAGTTCGACGGTAAGCACGAGCTCCTGCTCGCGCTGTTCGAGGATGCCTTGAGCCGTTCGGCCGATCAGATCCGGGCGGCCACCTCGACAAAGGGCGAGCCGATCGAGCGGCTCAAGATCGCAATTCAATTGCTCTTCGAGTCATCTCGGCCCGATCCGGCCGCCAAGCGCCCGCTGTTCACCGACTTCGCGCCCCGGTTGCTGGTATCGCACCCATCCGAGGTGAAGGTCGCCCACGCGCCGCTGCTGGCGCTGCTCACCGAGCTGATGGAAGAGGCCTCTGAGGCCGGCCAGCTGCGCCCCGGGATCAACCCCCGGCGGATGGCGGCGATGACGATGCAGACCGTGATGTTCGTCGCACAGTCGAGCGGCGGCGCCGACGAGGCGTCGGTGCACCCGATCACCGCCGACGAAGTATGGGACTTCGTCGCCAACGGATTCGCCGCCAGCTAG
- a CDS encoding enoyl-CoA hydratase/isomerase family protein: MSERPTPEEIILYDKDPKTKIATITFNRPDFLNAPTSMARLRYADVLRAANADNDVKVVIIRGVGDNLGSGADLPEFMEGNDNPAVRLAELRLEDDGVGEVTYPPKGTFRNGATISSWYANSQAGNRALQDFKKISIVEAKGYCYGWHFYQCADADLVISSDDALFGHPSFRYHGWGPRMWTWVQMMGLRKFQEMVFTGRPFTAAEMYDCNFLNKVVPRDQLEAEVQKYALACTRNRPVDTVFQQKMFFEIFKQQQGEYMGSLLSAFFESMGNGVANDSEDDLDMFESIDSGLSAAVNDNDSKFPPEFRLSKKNRAKPE; the protein is encoded by the coding sequence ATGTCTGAGCGGCCCACACCGGAGGAGATCATCCTCTACGACAAGGACCCCAAGACCAAGATCGCCACCATCACCTTCAACCGGCCGGACTTCCTCAACGCGCCGACGTCGATGGCCCGGCTGCGGTACGCCGACGTGCTGCGGGCGGCCAACGCCGACAACGACGTCAAGGTCGTGATCATCCGCGGCGTGGGGGACAACCTGGGCAGCGGGGCTGACCTGCCGGAGTTCATGGAGGGCAACGACAATCCGGCGGTACGGCTGGCGGAGCTGCGGCTGGAGGATGACGGAGTGGGGGAGGTGACGTACCCGCCCAAGGGCACCTTCCGCAACGGCGCCACCATCAGCTCGTGGTACGCCAACTCCCAGGCCGGCAACCGTGCGTTGCAGGATTTCAAGAAGATCAGCATCGTCGAGGCCAAGGGTTACTGCTACGGCTGGCACTTCTACCAGTGCGCCGATGCCGATCTGGTCATCTCCTCTGACGATGCCCTCTTCGGGCATCCGTCGTTCCGATACCACGGCTGGGGGCCGCGGATGTGGACGTGGGTCCAGATGATGGGCCTGCGCAAGTTCCAGGAGATGGTCTTCACCGGGCGGCCGTTCACGGCCGCGGAGATGTACGACTGCAACTTCCTGAACAAGGTGGTGCCTCGCGATCAGCTGGAAGCCGAAGTGCAGAAGTACGCGCTCGCCTGTACCCGGAACCGACCGGTGGACACCGTCTTTCAGCAGAAGATGTTCTTCGAGATCTTCAAACAACAGCAGGGCGAGTACATGGGCAGCCTGCTGTCGGCGTTCTTCGAGTCGATGGGCAACGGGGTCGCCAACGACAGTGAGGACGACCTGGACATGTTCGAGTCGATCGATTCCGGACTGTCGGCTGCGGTGAACGACAACGACAGCAAGTTCCCACCTGAGTTCCGGCTGTCCAAGAAGAACCGGGCGAAACCCGAATAG
- a CDS encoding adenylate/guanylate cyclase domain-containing protein, which produces MGAIRLSVSYAARQIYAQTTAAAAVTLVVLALSRNTVGDARQLMTQANLVALIALMVAAAIVDTIVGWMNVHPTFKWFAAGEKPTPQQQRAAMRIAPRQTIIQFATWAVSALVYTLLNLDAGGGVAYVMGGAILFGGVAAACMGFLVTQRMLRPIVAASLTASSSTIVRMPGVLARLVTIWTLFSGLPLAGIALIVLARSNGWFVQKTAPVEAAVLVLAVVSLVFGLRSMVLVARSVSDPIGEVVLAMKAVERGWSGVSVKVYESSEIGRLQYGFNRMLAGLAERNRLRDLFGRYVGVDVARHALQQGGTVSGDVREAAVLYVDLVGSTALGASRPPQEVAQLLNGFFKIVVDTVERHHGLINKFEGDAVLAVFGAPLRLDNPASSALATARALVPRLHKLPDVEFGVGISCGSVFAGNIGAENRYEYTVIGDAVNEAARLADHAKDRESTVLCSGSALAHADADEGQYWVVRGSTVLRGRSTATVFAEPITP; this is translated from the coding sequence ATGGGGGCGATCCGGCTCAGCGTGAGTTACGCGGCCCGGCAAATCTACGCGCAGACCACTGCGGCGGCGGCCGTGACGCTCGTCGTGCTGGCGCTGAGCCGTAACACGGTCGGCGACGCGCGTCAGCTCATGACGCAGGCGAACCTCGTCGCGCTGATCGCGCTGATGGTCGCGGCGGCGATCGTCGATACCATCGTGGGTTGGATGAACGTCCATCCGACGTTCAAATGGTTTGCCGCGGGGGAGAAGCCGACACCGCAACAGCAGCGCGCCGCGATGCGCATCGCGCCGCGTCAGACCATCATCCAGTTCGCCACCTGGGCGGTGAGCGCGCTCGTCTACACGCTGCTGAATCTCGATGCCGGCGGCGGCGTGGCCTACGTGATGGGTGGTGCGATCCTGTTCGGCGGCGTGGCCGCGGCCTGCATGGGATTCCTGGTGACCCAACGGATGTTGCGGCCGATCGTCGCGGCGTCGCTGACCGCCTCCTCGTCCACGATCGTGCGGATGCCCGGCGTGCTGGCCCGGTTGGTGACCATCTGGACCCTGTTCAGCGGGCTGCCCCTGGCCGGCATCGCATTGATCGTCCTGGCCCGGTCCAACGGCTGGTTCGTGCAGAAGACGGCGCCGGTCGAGGCAGCGGTGCTGGTGCTGGCCGTCGTGTCACTGGTCTTCGGGCTGCGGTCGATGGTGCTGGTGGCGCGTTCGGTGTCCGACCCGATCGGGGAAGTCGTGCTGGCCATGAAAGCAGTCGAGCGTGGATGGTCCGGGGTCTCGGTCAAGGTGTACGAGTCGTCCGAGATCGGCCGGCTCCAATACGGATTCAACCGGATGCTGGCCGGGCTGGCCGAGCGAAACCGGTTGCGCGACCTGTTCGGTCGCTACGTCGGAGTCGACGTAGCTCGTCACGCCCTGCAGCAGGGCGGGACCGTCAGCGGTGATGTCCGTGAGGCCGCTGTTCTGTACGTCGATCTGGTCGGCTCGACAGCACTGGGTGCATCACGTCCGCCGCAAGAGGTGGCCCAGCTGCTCAATGGATTCTTCAAGATCGTGGTGGACACGGTCGAGCGGCATCACGGGCTGATCAACAAGTTCGAGGGTGATGCTGTGCTGGCCGTCTTCGGTGCACCGCTGCGGCTGGACAATCCGGCCTCGTCGGCGCTGGCCACCGCTCGGGCTCTGGTGCCACGGCTGCACAAACTGCCGGATGTCGAGTTCGGCGTTGGTATTTCGTGCGGTTCGGTCTTCGCGGGCAACATCGGCGCCGAGAACCGGTACGAGTACACCGTGATCGGCGACGCGGTGAACGAGGCGGCGCGCCTGGCCGACCATGCCAAGGATCGCGAGTCGACAGTGTTGTGTTCGGGAAGCGCGTTGGCTCACGCCGATGCAGACGAAGGGCAGTACTGGGTGGTGCGTGGTTCGACGGTGTTGCGCGGCCGCTCGACGGCCACGGTCTTCGCCGAGCCGATCACGCCCTAG
- a CDS encoding CaiB/BaiF CoA transferase family protein gives MSSPLDGYTVVDLSSGIAGAYATKILADGGADVIKVEAPEGDPLRRWSASRAHIPPDEDGALFAFLSGGKRSVVVDPGDLALLDRLVAAADAVIWSPESAVAQSVAPEDLFRRYPHLIVTTITPFGLDGPWSDRAATEFTLQAWSGGAIGIGRGVQDRAPVSIGGQVGDWLAGAYAAAMTLAFRVRALRDGHGELVDLSKLEAQILGLTYYPVTYFEMLGRPWRSERRPTVPGVAEAADGLVALGCGTAQQWWDLCAMSGHDEWIDETSELTITEQANLHAEELYDWLRDQKVDDVRDLASAFRIPNSPVGNGENVTAMDHFVQRQAFVRNPQYGFTQPAAPYRLTGVALREPAPAPLLGEHTEEIRAAELTPRKAPDGEPGRDRLPFSGLRVLDMTTFWAGPSCTHPLGLLGAEVIHLESTPRPDGTRLIAGIPASVEQWWERSPIFSALNTNKKSLTLDFQTEQGLDLLRRLIATCDVVVENFTPRVIDQIGLDFDSVRALREDIVMLRMPGFGLDGPWRDNPAFAYIIEDATGLSWLTGYPDRTPFEPYSIGDPNAGVHALSALMLALEHRRRTGEAVLVEAAMADAALNIAAEQVIEHSAYGVLLQRDGNRGPAAAPQNIYQSDGIDEFGRDDSWVAIAISTDAQWAALRAALGEPDWATDPGLDSVDGRRAQHDLIDEQLASWCRSRSGDEIVETLWPMGVPVAKVMQPHRQLELDQVRFRRFFEHVGHPVNNAAPHSTLPVALANGPRALHRQAAPLLGEHNHELLAELGLSDHEITALATDGVIGTQPGAGGRRKAAR, from the coding sequence ATGAGCTCACCACTTGACGGGTACACCGTCGTCGATCTGTCGTCGGGAATCGCCGGGGCGTACGCCACGAAGATCCTCGCCGACGGCGGCGCCGACGTGATCAAAGTCGAAGCCCCCGAAGGTGACCCGTTGCGCCGCTGGTCGGCGTCGAGGGCACACATCCCTCCGGACGAGGACGGCGCGCTGTTCGCCTTCCTGTCCGGCGGCAAACGCAGCGTGGTCGTCGACCCCGGTGACCTCGCCCTGCTCGACCGGCTGGTGGCGGCGGCCGATGCCGTGATCTGGTCTCCGGAATCGGCTGTCGCCCAGTCGGTCGCACCGGAGGATCTGTTCCGGCGGTATCCGCATCTGATCGTCACCACGATTACGCCGTTCGGGCTGGACGGGCCATGGAGCGACCGCGCCGCCACCGAGTTCACGCTGCAGGCGTGGTCGGGCGGTGCCATCGGTATCGGTCGCGGCGTGCAGGACCGGGCGCCGGTGTCGATCGGCGGTCAAGTGGGCGACTGGCTGGCCGGTGCGTACGCGGCGGCGATGACGCTGGCATTCCGGGTACGCGCGCTCCGTGACGGCCATGGCGAGCTCGTCGATCTCTCCAAGCTCGAGGCGCAGATCCTGGGCCTCACGTACTACCCGGTCACCTACTTCGAGATGCTGGGCCGCCCGTGGCGCAGCGAGCGCAGGCCCACGGTTCCCGGCGTCGCGGAGGCGGCAGACGGATTGGTGGCACTCGGATGCGGTACCGCCCAGCAATGGTGGGACCTGTGTGCGATGTCGGGTCACGACGAGTGGATAGACGAGACCTCGGAGCTCACCATCACCGAACAGGCGAACCTGCATGCCGAGGAGTTGTACGACTGGCTGCGCGACCAGAAGGTGGACGACGTCCGTGACCTGGCGTCCGCGTTCCGGATCCCCAACTCGCCGGTGGGTAACGGTGAGAACGTCACCGCCATGGATCATTTCGTGCAACGGCAGGCTTTCGTCCGTAACCCCCAATATGGGTTCACCCAGCCGGCTGCACCGTACCGGCTGACCGGTGTGGCATTGCGCGAGCCGGCGCCGGCTCCACTCCTCGGTGAGCACACCGAGGAGATCCGGGCCGCCGAGCTGACCCCGCGCAAAGCACCGGACGGTGAGCCGGGCCGGGACCGGCTGCCGTTCAGCGGATTGCGCGTGCTCGACATGACCACGTTCTGGGCCGGGCCGTCATGTACCCACCCGCTCGGCTTGCTCGGCGCCGAGGTGATCCATCTCGAGTCGACCCCGCGCCCGGACGGCACCCGGCTGATCGCCGGCATCCCGGCCTCGGTGGAGCAGTGGTGGGAGCGTTCGCCGATCTTCAGTGCGCTCAACACCAACAAGAAGAGCCTCACCCTCGACTTCCAGACCGAGCAGGGCCTGGATCTGTTGCGCCGGCTGATCGCCACCTGCGATGTCGTTGTGGAGAACTTCACGCCGAGGGTGATCGACCAGATCGGGCTCGATTTCGACTCGGTGCGCGCACTGCGCGAGGACATCGTCATGCTGCGGATGCCCGGGTTCGGGCTCGACGGCCCGTGGCGCGACAACCCGGCATTCGCCTACATCATCGAGGATGCCACCGGGCTGAGCTGGCTCACCGGCTATCCGGATCGCACTCCGTTCGAACCGTATTCGATCGGTGACCCCAATGCCGGCGTGCATGCGCTGTCGGCGCTCATGCTGGCCCTGGAGCACCGTCGCCGCACAGGGGAGGCGGTGCTGGTTGAGGCGGCGATGGCCGACGCGGCGCTCAACATCGCCGCCGAACAGGTCATCGAGCACTCGGCCTACGGTGTGCTGCTGCAGCGCGACGGCAACCGCGGTCCGGCGGCCGCGCCACAGAACATCTATCAGAGCGACGGGATCGACGAATTCGGCCGCGATGACAGCTGGGTGGCGATCGCGATCAGCACCGACGCGCAGTGGGCCGCGTTGCGCGCGGCGCTGGGTGAGCCGGACTGGGCCACGGATCCGGGATTGGATTCCGTCGACGGGCGCCGAGCGCAGCACGACCTGATCGATGAGCAGCTGGCCTCGTGGTGCCGGTCGCGCAGTGGCGATGAGATCGTCGAAACCTTGTGGCCGATGGGAGTTCCCGTGGCCAAGGTGATGCAGCCGCACCGGCAGCTGGAGCTGGACCAGGTGCGGTTCCGGCGGTTCTTCGAACATGTCGGCCACCCGGTGAACAACGCCGCCCCGCACAGCACATTGCCGGTCGCGTTGGCCAATGGGCCGCGGGCGCTGCATCGGCAGGCCGCACCCCTGCTCGGCGAGCACAATCACGAGCTGCTGGCCGAACTGGGACTGTCCGACCACGAGATCACCGCACTGGCCACCGACGGCGTGATCGGTACTCAACCCGGCGCCGGCGGACGCCGCAAGGCCGCTCGCTGA
- a CDS encoding mycofactocin-coupled SDR family oxidoreductase: MTGRVEGKVAFVTGAARGQGRSHAVRLAQEGADIIAIDICGPIRPGVETAIPASTSDDLAETANLIKGLNRRVVTAEVDVRDAEAIKAAVDSGVEQLGRLDIIVANAGIGNGGGVLHETSQLDWDEMIDINLSGVWKSVKAGVPHLIAGGRGGSIILTSSVGGLKAYPHCGNYVAAKHGVVGLMRGFAVELGQHNIRCNSVHPTHVATPMLHNDGTFKMFRPDLENPGPDDMAPICQLFHTLPIPWVEAVDISNAVLFLASDEARYVTGVTLPVDAGSCLK, from the coding sequence ATGACTGGACGGGTGGAAGGCAAGGTCGCGTTCGTCACCGGCGCGGCCCGTGGCCAGGGACGTAGTCACGCGGTACGGCTGGCGCAAGAGGGTGCCGACATCATCGCGATCGACATCTGTGGACCGATCCGGCCCGGCGTGGAGACCGCCATCCCGGCCTCCACCTCCGACGACCTGGCCGAGACCGCGAACCTCATCAAGGGACTCAACCGCCGCGTCGTCACCGCCGAGGTCGACGTGCGCGACGCCGAGGCGATCAAGGCCGCCGTCGACAGTGGTGTCGAGCAGCTCGGCCGCCTCGACATCATCGTGGCCAACGCCGGCATCGGCAACGGCGGGGGCGTGCTGCACGAGACCAGCCAGCTCGACTGGGACGAGATGATCGACATCAATCTCTCCGGCGTCTGGAAGTCGGTCAAAGCCGGTGTGCCGCACCTTATCGCGGGCGGTCGCGGCGGCTCGATCATCCTGACGAGCTCGGTCGGCGGACTCAAGGCCTACCCGCACTGCGGCAACTACGTCGCCGCGAAGCACGGTGTCGTCGGGTTGATGCGCGGATTCGCCGTGGAGCTGGGCCAGCACAACATCCGCTGCAACAGTGTGCATCCCACGCACGTGGCGACCCCGATGCTGCACAACGACGGCACGTTCAAGATGTTCCGGCCCGACCTAGAGAACCCAGGCCCCGACGACATGGCGCCGATCTGCCAGCTGTTCCACACTCTGCCCATCCCGTGGGTCGAGGCCGTGGACATCAGTAACGCCGTGCTGTTCCTGGCCTCCGACGAGGCCCGCTACGTCACCGGTGTGACGCTGCCGGTCGACGCGGGAAGCTGCCTCAAGTAG
- a CDS encoding acyl-CoA dehydrogenase family protein: MLSASGAKLDAALAELGWAEMLSDMPEVAMPLVFRLLGETGAHASILNDVLLETIGGLPGGTPPMPYAGGIWVVWEREDSPAGANQTMGGLPLREVPDGQLLRISEARRALGWWLVGSARAMLALARQHALDRVQFGKPISSFQAVRHRLAETLVAIEGAEATLSLPGADNVDLNSLLAKAAAGKAALTAAKHCQQVLGGIGFTEEHELHHHVKRVLVLDGLLGSSRELTRKAGAGLRARGTVPRLAQL; this comes from the coding sequence ATGCTGTCGGCCTCGGGCGCCAAGCTGGACGCCGCGCTGGCCGAACTCGGCTGGGCCGAGATGCTGTCCGATATGCCAGAGGTCGCCATGCCGCTGGTGTTCCGGCTGCTGGGCGAAACAGGCGCGCACGCCTCGATTCTCAACGACGTGCTGCTTGAGACCATCGGCGGGCTGCCCGGCGGTACCCCGCCGATGCCCTACGCCGGCGGCATCTGGGTGGTGTGGGAACGCGAGGATTCTCCGGCCGGCGCCAATCAGACCATGGGCGGCCTGCCGCTGCGCGAGGTGCCCGACGGACAGCTGCTCCGGATCTCGGAGGCACGGCGTGCCCTGGGCTGGTGGCTGGTCGGCTCGGCCCGCGCGATGCTGGCACTGGCCCGGCAGCATGCCCTGGACCGCGTGCAGTTCGGCAAGCCGATCTCGTCCTTCCAGGCCGTACGGCACCGACTCGCCGAGACACTGGTGGCCATCGAAGGCGCCGAGGCGACGCTGAGCCTGCCCGGTGCCGACAACGTCGACCTGAACTCGCTGCTGGCCAAGGCCGCCGCGGGCAAGGCCGCGCTGACCGCGGCAAAGCACTGCCAGCAGGTGCTCGGCGGGATCGGTTTCACCGAAGAACACGAGCTGCATCACCATGTGAAGCGGGTCCTGGTGCTCGACGGATTACTGGGCAGTTCAAGGGAACTCACCCGCAAGGCCGGCGCCGGGCTTCGGGCCCGTGGCACGGTGCCCCGCCTGGCCCAGCTGTAG